The Vanacampus margaritifer isolate UIUO_Vmar chromosome 16, RoL_Vmar_1.0, whole genome shotgun sequence genome includes the window aagttggCTAGTATGCATGTCaacggcagcgaatgagttcatCGACTTTAACTCAACTTTTTCCGATTTTTGTATAATCCTCTAAAATAGCAGACCAATTATGTTGGAGTTGAATCCAAAGTAAGACGCAtgtaaaaaaatctgcctttatttagaaaaacatttttgacagatttttctgACATGTCACAAACTCAaccagcaattaaaaaaatgtttaaaaaaaatcagattcatcaaaaaaagatattaataaagaaaaaaagatttcatcTGCTTATACAAAAACGAACGTTAAAATTTAGTGACAAAACGTGTTCATTTGACGAGAACGCTTTTCTTTGTTGCGCGTCGTACACAAATCGGTCGCGAGGTGTTCGCCTGTCGGATTTGCAGCTCTCTTTGTCCAGGATGATGCAAACGTGTGCAACCGCGTGGCCAGACAGCcagggaggggggagggaggggggaggccaggggagggagggggcgaGGGGACGGGCGGGGCGAGGGTGGGGGCAGAGGGTTTATTGGCGCTGGCAGGCTGCAAGCGTCCCTAGAAAGTGAACATTTAACACCATGCGTGGATGAAAGTCAGGCGGGGGCGGTGGGGGGGTCGTCACATGTTTTGGATGCCGCTACTGTAACCCACTTTCTGTCTTGCGTCCCCCGATTCGACCCCCTTTTTTCCGTCTGAGGGGAACCCAGTAAACAAATGACCCCCACCCTCACAGGCCCCCCCGGCGAGCTGGGGAGCCCCCACCCACTCACATCAACCCCCCACTTTGCCTCGCACTGTAAACAactgccccccccacccccacccccaccacgtATACACGCGCACATGCTCTCGCTTGTAAACAAGCAAGATTTTGTGCCGCTTTTGCCACcaatgaaatacaataaacaCCACTTTGCACATTAGAGAtgaaaaactcaaaataatccacaatagaaatcaACAACAAGAAATAATCCACAGTTTGCCTGACTCGTGACTACGATGCATCACACATAATGGGACTGGCTCCTCCCACCAATTATTCATAATTTATTGTTACAACTGCCATTTTCCACATTAAAATTCAACGACAGCAACAAGGAATAATCCatgaagtgggaaaaaaaaaaaaagtccacaacATGTGTACGTACCCGTCACGTACATGCACAACTTTTGTGTTTCACGATGATGTGATATCGCCAAATGCTACTTACTCTTGATAACgtccactttaaaaataaaccaaaaataatccagagtaaaaaaaaaaaaggggggggggggggagatcacCGTACACACGAGCATGTTATGTCTAGAATGAATGCGATGGCTCCTCTTGCCAGTTATTCTTGCTAAGCAGTGGCACTATTTTgaacaatagaaataaatgcaATGACTACAAGTaatccacagaaaaaaaataataatccaaaccATCTCTATGTAATGACGCAATGTACGTGTTCTAATGCGATAGCGCCTCTTGCCAGATATTTATGATAACTGCTACCTTACACAGTAGAAATAatccataaagtaaaaaaaaaaaaaaaaaaaaaacgccatacAATTAACGCACAAttgaaataatagaaaaaagaaTGAACGTTGCACGATGACAGCGCACTCAAAATGGAGTGTGAATAAGGCGCGGCCCTCCAAATCTATTTGGAGGCGAGCATGTGCGGAAGGACGGACGGAAGGACGGACGGAAGGACGGAAGGACGGACGTCTGGTGTCCTACACGAAGGACAGAACGTCCGTTTGTCACAGTTATTAACGAGCCGCCGATGAGTCGGCCGCCATCTCCTCCAAATCATTTGCGAGCCACGTCGACGTTCTTGAACCCGAGTCTAGACAAGGAGGAATGACAGTGGGTGGAATGTAATGAGGGTCCAGAAGGCCAGCGATGATGTCATGAAAGACGTTTTCGCAAATGGCGGGAGGACGGGAATTTGCCTTCCCAAATATCTCAGgccatttggggggggggggtgattggggggggggggggtcttcatCAGCTGTTACCCGGGGCCACTTGACGCAACTGTGAATTCCACAGCAAGATCTGACTGATGGGAAGGGGGAAACATGGCGACAACGACAACTGTAGTTTTGACTCGCACCTCCATTTCTCTTACTTTGATTCCAAAACAACAAATTGACTGGTATGGTTTTttttgaacaattaaaaaatatatatttttttttaattgttgaacagttatttttgtccatctgGAATTGCCTTTCCTCACATTCCACACTGAGTTTGAGCGTGCGGCTTCAAAAGGCGGGGCTTAGcctggtgagtgatgtgggtGCCAGTAAATGAGTGGgagagtttcatcattattcacaatttttcttttacaatctcatttgctctgctgccacctgctggctgattttgtaataaccaccactgctttaagtgacctcttcggGTATCAAAGCCATAAATAGAAGGTTTCGTATCCGTTTTGGGATCAAGCGAGTTAAGCTGTCATTCACGTGGTCTCTGAAAACCTTCTCCCAGAGTTTGCGCCGCGACGCTGCTGTCGTCAGTGGGCGGAGCTAACGTGCGCGCGCGTCCCGCAGGTGGCGGTGAAAGTGATCGACAAGCGCAAGGCCAAGAAGGACTCGTACGTGACCAAGAACCTGCGGCGCGAGGGCCACATCCAGCAGATGATCCGCCACCCCAACATCACGCAGCTGCTGGACATCCTGGAGACGGAGAACAGTTACTACCTGGTCATGGAGCTCTGCCCGGGCGGGAACCTCATGAACCGCATCTACGACACGAAGCGGCTGGACGAGCGCCGCACGCACAAGTACATACGCCAGCTGGTGCTCGCCGTCGAGCACCTGCACCGGGCCGGCGTCGTGCACAGGTAGGCCCCGCCTCCTGCGATTGCTGCACATTCCAATCATCGGGGGGGGGGTCAAGGAATTTGGGTCGTCTCCATTGTtttatgccaaaaaaaaaaaatcattgtttcaataatggtgatttcaattattaccaaaaataatcgtgataatcgagcagccctacatCACATCgttctttaaataatttttttttagttgaaacTGAAAGCCCGTCTTGTGCCCGCAGAGACCTGAAGATCGAAAACCTTCTGCTGGACGAGCAGGACAACATCAAGCTGATCGGTACGAAAGCAAATCGGGTTTTCCTCCGCAGCGTGACGAGAAACCCCGAAACTAATCCTCGTCCCGCCCGTGCTCAGATTTCGGCCTCAGCAACTGCGCCGGCATCCTGGGCTACTCGGACCCCTTCAGCACCCAGTGCGGAAGTCCCGCCTACGCCGCCCCCGAACTGCTCTCCAGGAAGAAATACGGGCCCAAAGTGGACGTCTGGTCCATGTGAGTTTTCCGCCACGAAAGTGTTTGAGAAGCAAAACGAAGGGACGAGGGTACGAGCGTGTTTTGTGTGGCAGCGGCGTCAACATGTACGCCATGCTGACGGGGACGCTGCCCTTCACCGTCGAACCCTTCAGCCTGCGCGCGCTGCACCAGAAGATGGTGGACAAGGAGATGAACCCGCTGCCTCCCTCGCTCTCCACAGGTGCGCACAACTCGCACTGATCGCACCCTCGCACGTACAACCGCGTTCTCGGAATCGACGCGAGTAAGTTTTGTGCTCGATTTCGACCCAATGTTTTTGCGCAGGTCGCACGTCTGAACGTTTGTTTGTCGTCGTCTTCTTGTCTTTTCGTGTGCGTGTGCGACGCGTCACCTTTTAATGCGACAGCTTAACCCGCTTGAGTAAAagctggcggccatcttacgtaaCGTGAGCGCAGACGAGGACGCGGCGTTTTGCAATCGGATCCTTAAACGCGGCCTTAATTCTCCTCCAAAGCTTCATCCTGACGTCTTCGTTCATCCTGATTGACAAGCAGCTCATTGATTggctcatcttttcttcttcttattttagGAGGAGGAGCTTAGCATTCAAAACCATTTGATCCAAGTGGCCTTAAGTCTCAAAAGTGACGCACGCGGTCGTCATACAGCGATGCTAAATTTGATCATCAGTGGACTTCAAGTCTGACTTCGGGTCTCAGAAAGTCTTCGGTTTGACCCGAGCGCTTTTCAAATGTGCTCGGACGGGTTGTTCAAAGCTTCCATTGGATCGAAGTGGTTTTGAATCGGAAAGAAAAGTCTTGCATCGAACCCAAGTGGCCTTAAGAAGTCGTAAAAAGGGTCTTAAATGTGACGATTCCAAAGCAGCcttgaaatgtaaaatttgcTGCCGTTTCCTCGCAGCCGCCATTTGCCTGCTCAAGAAGCTCCTGGAACCCGACCCCAACAAGCGGCCCAACATCCACCAGGTGATGGCCGACTCGTGGCTGCAGCTGGCCAACAGGAACACGGGGGCTCCCTACCTCAACAGGTACGACCCCGCCCCCTCGTCCCCGCCCCTGCCCCCTCGTCCCCGCCCCTTTCTGACCTTTGACCCGTTGAAGGATCCACATCGAGGAGATCAACCACACGGTTCTGCTGCACATGACGGAGAAGATGTCGTACAAGCACAGCGAGGTTCTGAGCGCCGTCCTCACCAACCGCGCCTGCCACACCCTCGCCGTCTACTTCCTGCTCAACAAGAAGATGAAGAGGCTCTCCAAAGAGTACCGGGTACGACGCGTTAACTCAAGTGGCATTCAAAATTCTTACATTTGATGaaagagggcaaaaaaaaaaaaaagtcttggttTTCATCAAACTTGCTCAAAAGTCCTGaatttgagtgaaaaaaaaaaataatcggatCAACTGCTCTTCAACTCTCTATTGAATAATCTTACAATAATCTTACATTTGATAAGACGTCGCAAAAAGGAAGAGCTTTTTAGTTTGGATCCAAGAGGTTGCAAACGACGAGGGCGGCCTGAAAAGGGGTCTTAAATGTGCCTTTCGGTCGAGGGTCTTAAAGTTGAAAAGTCTGGATTGCGATGAGAAGGCCTTAAATTGACGTGAACCCGAACTGTGCGACGGCAGGAGATGCAGTtccaggagaagaagaaaagccaCAAGCCCAAGGACGAGTACTTCCAGACGCAGTGGCGCAAGCACGTGGACAAGCTGACCATCCCGCCCAAGCAGGCGCCCGTCTACTTAGCCAAGAGCAAAGGTCAAGCCAAGGAGAAGAAGCAGCGCACCGGTGAGCCGACGACGCCTTCGTCCTTTCCGTCTCAGGACATAAACGCCACATGCATGTCCGTCcttccatccgtccgtccgtccaacATTCACATCGACAGACGCTCCAGTAGAAAGCGCTGCATGTGAAAAACATGCGCGTCCACCCCCGAAAAGCTcgccaaaatgtaaaaaaaaactaacaaaatgcattttgaaaCCGTCCTGAAATGAGCTTGAGCGAGTGGACGCGCACGTTCGGGCCGATGTTGCGCGCACGTTCGGGCCGATGTTGCGCGCACGTTCGTCGGGCTCGGCTAACGTTTGCTATCACGCAGGTTTGCTACGCGTTCTCACCGGCGGCCATCGCAACTCGCCGCTGGCGCCGCCGGGCACGGTGGCCTCGTCGTCCATGGAGTACCTGGAGATCCAACCCGTCTTCTCGTCCCACACGCCGCAACAGCGCCGCCGCCTGGCCACCATGCCGCCCGTCAACAACAGCCCCGAGCACGGCGTGCCGGCGCCGCCCGCGCCCTCGCCCATCGGCATGCACTCCTTCGGCTCGCTGGCCAAGGCCGAGCGCCTGGAGGACGCGCCCGCCTCGCCGTGGTACAAGCTGACCAACGGGACGCT containing:
- the hunk gene encoding hormonally up-regulated neu tumor-associated kinase produces the protein MPVAECDALPSEGPSGSGEADEGDLVPAAAAATLCSSPAADILKNFYHTKRVGNYLIGRKLGEGSFAKVREGLHALTGEKVAVKVIDKRKAKKDSYVTKNLRREGHIQQMIRHPNITQLLDILETENSYYLVMELCPGGNLMNRIYDTKRLDERRTHKYIRQLVLAVEHLHRAGVVHRDLKIENLLLDEQDNIKLIDFGLSNCAGILGYSDPFSTQCGSPAYAAPELLSRKKYGPKVDVWSIGVNMYAMLTGTLPFTVEPFSLRALHQKMVDKEMNPLPPSLSTAAICLLKKLLEPDPNKRPNIHQVMADSWLQLANRNTGAPYLNRIHIEEINHTVLLHMTEKMSYKHSEVLSAVLTNRACHTLAVYFLLNKKMKRLSKEYREMQFQEKKKSHKPKDEYFQTQWRKHVDKLTIPPKQAPVYLAKSKGQAKEKKQRTGLLRVLTGGHRNSPLAPPGTVASSSMEYLEIQPVFSSHTPQQRRRLATMPPVNNSPEHGVPAPPAPSPIGMHSFGSLAKAERLEDAPASPWYKLTNGTLSPPRHVSAFQPDSSYLKKATVPSPPVLIVHPQPKKSAWADVSSDASPPLGGGSPPDGGWAFSPPKSAFSPLKPPSAFSPPSNLSSSGSDADSPTQRAKFPRCVGGGLPAKKKAQLEPFGFRPEQVVEEVVSPPPYPMQTLLCASGALKTLC